A genomic segment from Nicotiana tabacum cultivar K326 chromosome 7, ASM71507v2, whole genome shotgun sequence encodes:
- the LOC142162229 gene encoding uncharacterized protein LOC142162229: protein MGDSDLIIRPAQGEWETRDVKLIPYRQHVEDLSRRFKSVEFRYIPRFHNELVDTLATLASMLPYPGNAHIDPLEIQIRERHGYCNIVEAEPNIQPMYHDIKRFLKTKEYPDQASGEQKRTIRGLASGFFLSGEVLYKRTLDLNLLRCVDAEEAVRIMYEMHAGV, encoded by the coding sequence atgggagattcagatttgattATTCGACCAgcccaaggagaatgggaaactcgagatgtcaaaCTTATTCCCTATAGGCagcatgtggaagatcttagcaggCGATTCAAGTCAGttgagttcaggtacattcctcgttTTCACAATGAGTTAGTCGATACActcgctactttggcctcgatgctgcCATACCCAGGCAATGCCCACATTGACCCGTTGGAAATTCAAATCCGGGAAAGGCACGGTTACTGCAATATAGTTGAGGCAGAACCAAATATTCAACCaatgtatcatgacatcaaaaggTTTTTAAAAACTAAAGAATATCCCGACCAGGCCAGTGGAGaacaaaagaggaccattagagGGCTCGCaagtggtttcttcttgagcggtgAAGTCTTATACAAAAGGACTCTagatctcaacttgttaagatgtgttgacgccgaagagGCCGTAAGAATCATGTATGAAATGCATGCAGGAGTGTGa